The genomic segment GTTAAGAAGAAAGTATCAACTTTCGATTGATTTTTTACACACGTTTGCAACGAAGTGAGAACGTGCATATATGTTGATCTAAAAAAGACCGGATATTACCGGCCGATAATATCCTCCTATACGGAAAGGCGTTCCAGCAACGGCGGTAGTTCGTAAATCGATTTAATCGAAGGAATTCCGGACGTTTTGGTAAAATCCGTACATCGTTCCTTTTCGTCGATTAGTACGCTCTGCCCGCCGATTTGAACAAAGCCTTGAACATAAGCGGGGCAATCATCCAAAAACAATGTTTCCTCAACCGTTTTATGTACAGCGGCAAGCGGTTTGATAAAAGCATCCGGCTGCGGTTTTCCTTTCCCTTGGTTGTAGGAAATATCAAAAATACCGAGGAATAAGTCGCTGATATTAAAGAAGTTCAAAACCCGTTCGGCGTGTGCCATTGGTGCATTGGTCAAAACCGTCATCGGCATTTGTAACGAAATGAGAAAGTCTCGTAAATTGGGATCAGGCTGTAATTCTGAAATCTCCGAAGCGGGATGTACTGCTTCAAAATAAGTGTCTCTGTCGTTAAAATGATATTCACACTCAAGCCATTCGAGCGTAGTGCCGTAGTTGTGCCGCCGCGCACGCTGCAGTCTGATAGCCTCTTCCAACGGAACCGATAAAAAATTGGCAATAAATTGAAACATCCGTTCAGAGATTCTCCGTTCCATCAGATTCGATGCAGAGTAGAGTGTATTATCAATGTCGAAAAGTAAATGCCCTATCATCTCTGTTGCAGTATAGCACAAAAACTAAAAAAGTCCATTAAAATAGGCTTGTTCGGCGCTATAAGCATGGCTATTCACCGTTAGGCTGACAATGGTAAAGCTGCCGTCTTTATTTTTAATACACCGTTTTATATCCTTTGAAATTTTTTTCGATTCGACATCGTATACGGATTGCTTAAGTGTAAAGGTAGTTTGCTTTCCTTCGACAGTCGTATACGATAGCAGTGTTTTTGCATAAGGGCTTGAAGCAGTTAATAATCGAAGCAATTGTTCGGGTGCGGATAGCGGATTTCCGTTTTCTGCCGGTGGTACATTGATCGTACTTACCGTTAAAAAGGCCGTATTCCCGCAAAGAAATGAGTTATCTGCAATCTTTTTCCACTGGCTATCCAAATGGAGCCGCACGCCCGATACGGTTACCGTTTCTTTCTTTGCCGCTTTATTGAGGGTAAATACATTTGTGTCCTGCTGAGGTTCTACCGGATCGTAACCGTAGAATACCGATTCTCCATTGCCGTTAATAGAGCCTATTTCGGTTAATTCCAAAACGGTTTCTTTTTTCACGCCGGTTATTGTTTTGAGGTGAAAGAGGGGGACAAAAGATTGAAAGTTCAGTGTAACAGTCCCGCCGAATTCTTCCATTTGCTTGCGTACTGTTGTCGTGCCGAACGGCGTTTTCCCAGCGCGGGGAAAGGTTTTAAGCTCATAGAGCTTTGGCAATAGCCCCATCAAATAATTGACTCCAAAGGTGTCGTCTGATGTGATGGAAGAGATAATTTGCTGGCCGGTCAGGACTAACTGTCCTTTCTCGACTTGGGTGCTGAATAGGATGGATACGGTATGGGGATTTCCCGGCTCATCGATACGGATAAATGCCCCGTAGGTTTCATCGTTATAGTATAAAAAACCTATCCACGTCGGGGCTTTCCATGAATAATCGCGATAAATAACGTAATCACCGGAAAAAGTGCCTTGCGTAGATTCGGTTGTGGGCTTCTGCGTCGCAAAAAGGAACATAGGAACAAATATCGCAATACAGCACAGGATGAACCGTGTGATATTTTTCTTTAAGAGTTCGTGATGATAATCCATTATAATCTCCAAAAACTGAGCTTAATAGTCTTCGTAAAAGAAAGTTTCAGACAATTTTTAAAAAAGCTGTGAGGTTTGTAACAGACATCCGTTAACTTTTTTCCGCGTGTTCTTCTGCATATTTCTTGAATTCTTCTTCGCTCATTTTATCGGCATAGAGTGGATAGAGCGCTTCGACTAAATCTTCCAATGTAGGGAATTTTGCACCGTCTAATTTGTATGGCATTATTGTACCTCGCTTACTGTATTTAAGATTTTGATGAGTTCTTCTTTTGTTCCGTTGATGAGCGGTACATCCGGAAGAGGCGTATCAATACCTCGAAGATATTCGGGAATGATGGGAGATTCGCCGCATATCCGAGTAAGGATTTCGCTTTCAAAAGCGGGATGATCCTTCGATACCAACACGAGGGATTCTCCGCTCCGCTGCCGGAAGATGTTTCGGGTTTGTGCCGCTGCATACGCATGGGCGGTTGCCGTATCAAACATGATACCGTAGCGCCGGTAGGAATCGCTGATAAGCGTTTCCGCTACCGTGTTCGAGACCTGCGCAGGGAAAATAATCGATTTCATAATAGCAGGGCTGAGTGTAAAAATTTGTTCAAGCCGTTCGATATTGGAAGGAACGGCAGGGTCGGCGGGACCGCGTTCCGAAAGCGGAACGGAAGAGTTAATACAGCGGCAGCTACCAGTCTCGTCACAGTTCAGAGCATCCGTTGCGTCCGTGATGAAACCGTTCACGGGTAAACGAAACTTCCATGCGTATAAACCTGCCGCAAGATTGCCGTAGTTTCCGGAAGGAACTGCATAGAATATTTCTCCTGCCGTCCGTGTTTTTATGCGAGTGAAGGCAAACATATAAAAGAATACCTGCGGCAGGATACGCCCGATATTCACGGTATTTGCCAGCGTCAAGTTATAATCTTTTATAAGCTGCCGTTCTTGGTAAATAGATCGGATAAGGTTTTCGACTATGGCAATATCTCCGTCAACCTCTACGGGGTACACGGAGCCGCCGTTTTGAAATAAATGCTCCGGCTTTAGCCCCTTTGCATAACCTTTCGGATATAAGATAACCAATTTAAGATGTTTTTTGTTCCCGAATGCAGCCGCCATGCTTCTGCCGCCCGCCCCGGTACTGGGGGCAACGACGATGGCATTTTTTTCATCTATTGTTAAAAGATGTTCCAAGGCGGAGGCAAGCCATAAAAAGCCGAAATCCCGGTGATTGCCGGTTGGACCGTGGAACAACTCCAGCAAAAAGAGGCGATCATCAAGCTGGCGGAGGCGTGGACTATAGTCTTGAAATGCAGTTGCTGCGATACGCTCGGAAATAACCGGACTAATTTCTTCTTTGAGCAGTGCAGAGGTTAGTGAGCCTGCTATAGTCGAAAAGGCTGTCTGCTCATTCATGTGCAATATCCACGAGCGTAAATCGTGTTCGGAGTACGGAACATATAAACCGCCGTCTGCAGGCATACAATCAAAGATTGCATGTTTAAAGGAAACCGCATGTGTGCTGTTTCGAGTGCTGACTAACTTCATAGTTTCAAAGCGCTCCTTTATCAAGCCGGTATTTTTTAACAAAACCTTCCGGCTTGTAGCTCATTTTTGCATGGCGCAGCCCCTCGTCTCCCAAGTCTTGTTCACGGTTGATGTATACGACCTGCTCGGGAAGCGATTGTGCAAAGGCATAGTTGATGTATTGATAGCTGCCTCGAAAATCGGTTCGTGCTTTTTCAAAATGGACAACAGCAGTAGTTCCCTGTGCTGCCAACTCGGCTAAACACCACCCTACCGGCACACCCTGTACATAGAGGATAAGGCTGAGAAAATCTGCTATTTGCGGCAATGCCAAGGCCTGCTGTGCAGCCTCGTAGTCGGTTTCTTGAAGATTGGTTTGTTCCGTTGCCCAGATGTCCAAAATTTTAGATGCGTCTTTTTTTGTATCTGTATCAAGCTTTTTTAACGTAAAATCAGGGTAATTGCTCAAAAATCCGTTTACATGGTTCTTTTTTTTATGTAATTGCTTCCCTGATAACGTACTTAATGAAAGACGGGTATAGAGGTAATCGAAATTATCCCTATCTTCGGTAGGGGGCTCTTTAAAATTTTGGAAGAAAGAAGCTTGCTGGCTGATATAAGATTCCGAGATTAATTTCCAATATGCACAATCCTTGTACAGTTCTTTAACCGTAGTAATAGGGAGCGGATCTCCTATGGAGAAAAAAAA from the Treponema medium genome contains:
- a CDS encoding HAD-IA family hydrolase, whose translation is MIGHLLFDIDNTLYSASNLMERRISERMFQFIANFLSVPLEEAIRLQRARRHNYGTTLEWLECEYHFNDRDTYFEAVHPASEISELQPDPNLRDFLISLQMPMTVLTNAPMAHAERVLNFFNISDLFLGIFDISYNQGKGKPQPDAFIKPLAAVHKTVEETLFLDDCPAYVQGFVQIGGQSVLIDEKERCTDFTKTSGIPSIKSIYELPPLLERLSV
- a CDS encoding pyridoxal-phosphate dependent enzyme — its product is MKLVSTRNSTHAVSFKHAIFDCMPADGGLYVPYSEHDLRSWILHMNEQTAFSTIAGSLTSALLKEEISPVISERIAATAFQDYSPRLRQLDDRLFLLELFHGPTGNHRDFGFLWLASALEHLLTIDEKNAIVVAPSTGAGGRSMAAAFGNKKHLKLVILYPKGYAKGLKPEHLFQNGGSVYPVEVDGDIAIVENLIRSIYQERQLIKDYNLTLANTVNIGRILPQVFFYMFAFTRIKTRTAGEIFYAVPSGNYGNLAAGLYAWKFRLPVNGFITDATDALNCDETGSCRCINSSVPLSERGPADPAVPSNIERLEQIFTLSPAIMKSIIFPAQVSNTVAETLISDSYRRYGIMFDTATAHAYAAAQTRNIFRQRSGESLVLVSKDHPAFESEILTRICGESPIIPEYLRGIDTPLPDVPLINGTKEELIKILNTVSEVQ
- a CDS encoding DUF2156 domain-containing protein; this encodes MDVIARYPEFSPLSIEAVQAIEPHLQLLKDGMSELTFGSLYFFRNTYKYKISRLNEHTVLFLGEERKTPFFFSIGDPLPITTVKELYKDCAYWKLISESYISQQASFFQNFKEPPTEDRDNFDYLYTRLSLSTLSGKQLHKKKNHVNGFLSNYPDFTLKKLDTDTKKDASKILDIWATEQTNLQETDYEAAQQALALPQIADFLSLILYVQGVPVGWCLAELAAQGTTAVVHFEKARTDFRGSYQYINYAFAQSLPEQVVYINREQDLGDEGLRHAKMSYKPEGFVKKYRLDKGAL